The following are encoded in a window of Peromyscus leucopus breed LL Stock chromosome X, UCI_PerLeu_2.1, whole genome shotgun sequence genomic DNA:
- the Nexmif gene encoding neurite extension and migration factor: MDNQQDKAIAASANGENSLINGVKENDSEDQDVAMKSFAALEATTPVQPIPVAQKEPSMFPRDLPPLPSKKPCVQSPPSPLGLIEAPDHSANSASVNAISLTSGVAKGLNTWSLPSECEKAPFAIMEPAGMSALNGDCLMQPSRTCLGCFMESKEAVDPEPGISLKVGDLNRDYETCAVSDIGIQCINAGENIKYGEQLLSDQLLGFPLHKSRAGDRRETEKPDIDLEDPTQKSYYEALLLDKCNTEEALLANSNQDWGYFETFISESKIELLDLCSKNELSVNLFSEEDVDNYMFDDDESTLGSDVCSLKIRYESFQDNVRDKTTLLMQEDAQFNFFPSVFTTCPKRESKSGILKQSSDLSQFKVPDVSIIWGEEDKNLDKKKGKEEIHEDKSVEKKDEKDNEEKPELNNKPCSGLEVEQFKNLKPDHLTNSLETSGNFSDDSSFIEVSYDAMGEIKDCSRYMARDTNSGSSSSQQNYGLRAKRKVRYSEDYLYDVDSLEGEKVNERKEWPPGGSKEEDDDEWCPKKRRKVTRKEPPVIIKYIIINRFKGEKNMLVKLSKVDASETTVNLSENQLSKYAKLSPLKGFWQKKKKQRNSNTDSIKTPLCQKQSFEPGSFEMSFLPPARKRKSKLGNRHRIQRIQSMESSASSKQVPLCSDQRQASNRKEEGSLKGTSKSAPLAAPSCASGSHLRGIIVPDSVKVKTQDTEFKGPERKVLNKIKFKSEARLKSKKIKTGQENKPVQMSPVLEDQSSKANLKNEVIPGTSNNSHLSEFHETKVVKNSTFLPTTCSSEMPLSSANVATNIPVIPGGYLQTLLDASDLSNNTSISYFTNNSPEQNEGSLAQTEKSFVPLQSAQDCVLSSSSESELQPSSHNFKLEASNYGSMWSNKATSGPQEFMTEVSREIATNQPSEFEASQVVSMENNLTAITYSPVCLSSGCNKVLYACVQDTHLPSDDSYQLCHFSNGEICFPFQQTPVSADDDGRLFSFDSMTPLSVSSSNYCSLSLKSCEKDGDDDITDDFLAHCSPKLVIQQSIDEITPLKESTDLLDISNFTPDKFRHSSLSEMSPPDTPSLSPQSTRCENIKTMKGFQEGVPGSLGSMEKIKWDCSTLSQQVQADDGFTLNNHQFQFHMFNDEDSVGLLQKNPCLSTFDESAGQISTNNKVSKSRKKISPGKSGAVSQSSSQKNTRKKSPKASNKGVEKPPSKTSRQVPKSAKKGKYVAAVNGEKMQIGIGRSGGQPNSTSSSGKALTECIQHGGPVTPMKMPSQKGLSGDWALGKESRPAWNDMSVVTNTNNLLDDDQREFQEPSYILSNIASGMADVQRFMMASIEPLWEPMEHQGESTTFYSPDSNSLKLKTLKILAGTPQESKKKVNNGSSGATKNHRSIKGVSKSNGKGANADPGRADMPGYNEDSQSAFFDKKYSNMSTLGNNGPTHKKLYRHKSSSKALRDEKYKGKRVEREQVHKEEAGTATFEKLRDSNYNLLKAETAFGVLPVFEEETHNFQKDI, from the exons ATGGATAACCAACAAGATAAAGCTATTGCTGCCTCAGCCAATGGAGAAAACAGTCTGATTAATGGAGTCAAAGAAAATG actcagaggaccaggatgtggCAATGAAGTCATTTGCAGCTCTAGAAGCTACTACACCAGTCCAACCTATCCCAGTGGCACAAAAAGAGCCCTCGATGTTTCCTAGGGATCTCCCACCTCTGCCATCTAAGAAGCCATGTGTGCAGAGCCCTCCATCTCCTTTGGGCCTGATCGAAGCACCTGATCATTCTGCTAATAGTGCTTCTGTGAATGCCATCTCCCTCACATCTGGAGTTGCAAAAGGCCTGAATACATGGTCACTGCCCAGTGAGTGTGAGAAAGCTCCATTTGCTATAATGGAGCCTGCAGGCATGTCAGCTCTGAATGGAGACTGCCTCATGCAGCCAAGCCGGACTTGCTTAGGTTGCTTCATGGAATCAAAAGAAGCAGTAGACCCTGAACCAGGGATCAGTCTGAAAGTCGGTGATCTAAACAGAGATTATGAAACATGTGCAGTCTCCGATATAGGGATCCAATGCATTAATGctggggaaaatataaaatatggagAGCAGCTGCTTTCAGACCAGCTATTAGGCTTCCCTCTGCATAAATCAAGGGCAGGAGATAGACGAGAAACTGAAAAACCTGACATTGACTTGGAAGATCCAACACAGAAAAGTTATTATGAGGCATTACTGTTAGATAAGTGCAATACTGAAGAAGCTTTACTGGCAAATTCCAATCAGGACTGGGGTTACTTTGAGACTTTTATTAGTGAGAGTAAGATTGAACTACTTGACCTCTGTTCCAAGAATGAACTGTCTGTTAACCTTTTCTCTGAAGAAGATGTGGATAACTATATGTTCGATGATGATGAGTCAACGCTAGGCAGTGATGTCTGCTCCCTCAAAATTCGATATGAGTCCTTTCAGGACAATGTTCGAGACAAGACCACCCTTCTGATGCAGGAAGATGCCCAATTCAATTTTTTCCCCAGTGTCTTTACTACATGTCCCAAGAGGGAATCTAAGAGTGGAATCCTCAAGCAGAGCAGTGATCTTTCTCAATTCAAGGTCCCTGATGTGAGCATCATCTGGGGAGAGGAAGATAAAAACTTGgacaagaagaaaggcaaagaggaaatacatgaagacaaaagtgtagagaaaaaagatgaaaaagataaTGAAGAAAAGCCTGAATTAAATAATAAACCATGTAGTGGGCTTGAGGTAGAGCAATTTAAGAACCTAAAGCCGGACCATCTTACTAATTCCCTGGAGACATCAGGGAATTTCAGTGATGACAGTTCCTTCATTGAGGTCTCATATGATGCCATGGGGGAGATCAAAGACTGTAGCCGCTATATGGCTCGGGACACTAATTCTGGAAGCTCATCCTCCCAGCAGAACTATGGGCTGAGAGCCAAGAGAAAAGTCAGATACAGTGAAGATTATCTATATGATGTTGACTCACTAGAAGGGGAAAAAGTAAATGAGAGGAAGGAATGGCCTCCAGGTGGTTCCAAAGAAGAAGATGACGATGAATGGTGTcccaagaagagaagaaaagtcaCCCGTAAGGAGCCTCCTGTTATTATCAAATACATCATTATCAATCGCTTTAAAGGTGAGAAGAACATGCTGGTGAAGCTTAGTAAGGTAGATGCCAGTGAGACAACAGTAAATCTGAGTGAGAATCAGCTCAGTAAGTATGCCAAGTTATCACCGTTGAAGGGCTTttggcaaaagaagaaaaagcagagaaaCAGCAACACAGACTCCATCAAAACACCCTTATGCCAAAAGCAAAGTTTTGAACCAGGTAGCTTTGAGATGTCATTCCTGCCACCTGCTCGTAAACGGAAATCTAAGCTTGGCAATAGACACAGGATTCAAAGGATCCAATCCATGGAATCTTCAGCAAGTAGTAAGCAGGTGCCACTCTGCAGTGATCAGAGACAAGCTAGTAATCGCAAAGAAGAAGGCAGCTTGAAAGGTACATCAAAGTCAGCACCTCTTGCTGCTCCAAGCTGTGCCAGTGGATCACATTTACGTGGCATCATAGTCCCTGACTCAGTGAAAGTCAAAACCCAAGACACAGAGTTTAAGGGGCCTGAGAGGAAAGTGctcaacaaaattaaatttaaaagtgaaGCTAGACTAAAatccaaaaaaatcaaaactggaCAAGAGAACAAACCAGTTCAAATGAGCCCTGTCTTAGAAGACCAATCCTCCAAGgcgaatttaaaaaatgaagtcattcCTGGAACCTCAAACAATTCCCACCTGTCTGAATTTCACGAGACAAAGGTGGTTAAGAATTCCACTTTCTTGCCAACCACCTGCTCTTCTGAAATGCCTTTATCTTCTGCTAATGTTGCCACAAATATACCTGTTATCCCTGGAGGGTATTTACAAACACTCTTAGATGCTTCTGACTTGTCAAATAATACTAGTATCTCATACTTCACCAACAATTCTCCAGAGCAAAATGAAGGCAGCCTTGCTCAAACAGAAAAATCATTTGTCCCTCTCCAGTCTGCTCAGGACTGTGTGCTGTCCTCATCTTCTGAGTCTGAGCTGCAACCGTCGTCTCATAACTTCAAACTGGAAGCAAGCAACTATGGAAGTATGTggtccaacaaggctacatctgGCCCCCAAGAGTTCATGACTGAAGTCTCAAGGGAGATAGCCACAAATCAACCTAGTGAATTTGAAGCCTCCCAAGTAGTCTCCATGGAGAATAACCTCACAGCTATAACATACAGTCCTGTCTGCCTCAGTAGTGGTTGCAACAAGGTTCTTTATGCCTGTGTGCAGGACACCCATCTCCCATCTGATGACTCTTATCAATTGTGTCACTTTAGTAATGGAGAGATCTGCTTTCCTTTCCAGCAGACTCCAGTCAGTGCAGATGATGATGGCCGACTCTTTAGCTTTGATTCGATGACTCCCCTTTCTGTCAGTTCAAGCAATTATTGTTCCTTAAGCTTGAAATCCTGTGAAaaggatggtgatgatgatatcACCGATGACTTCTTGGCCCACTGCAGCCCCAAACTGGTGATCCAGCAGAGCATTGATGAGATAACACCACTTAAAGAGTCCACTGACCTCCTCGATATCTCCAACTTCACTCCTGACAAGTTCCGCCACTCTTCCCTCTCAGAAATGTCTCCACCGGACACACCCAGTCTTTCTCCTCAGAGTACCAGATGTGAGAATATCAAAACAATGAAAGGATTCCAAGAGGGTGTCCCAGGATCATTGGGCAGCATGGAGAAAATCAAGTGGGACTGTAGTACTCTTTCCCAACAGGTCCAAGCAGATGATGGTTTTACATTAAATAACCATCAGTTTCAGTTCCATATGTTCAATGATGAGGACTCTGTTGGCCTGCTCCAAAAAAACCCTTGCCTGTCAACGTTTGATGAGTCAGCTGGGCAAATTAGTACCAACAACAAAGTgtcaaaatcaagaaagaaaatttcaccTGGCAAGAGTGGGGCTGTGAGCCAAAGTTCTTCTCAGAAAAACACCAGGAAAAAGTCCCCAAAAGCCAGCAACAAAGGGGTTGAAAAGCCACCTAGCAAAACCTCCCGCCAGGTTCCTAAATCAGCAAAGAAAGGGAAATATGTGGCTGCTGTCAATGGAGAGAAAATGCAGATTGGGATTGGCCGTAGTGGGGGCCAGCCCAACAGTACATCCTCTAGTGGAAAGGCACTGACTGAATGTATTCAACATGGTGGTCCTGTTACCCCTATGAAGATGCCAAGTCAGAAGGGACTTTCTGGAGACTGGGCTTTGGGAAAGGAaagcaggccagcctggaatgacATGAGTGTAGTCACTAATACCAACAACCTTCTGGATGATGACCAACGGGAATTTCAAGAACCTTCCTACATCTTGTCCAACATTGCCTCTGGTATGGCAGATGTGCAGAGATTCATGATGGCCTCCATAGAGCCCCTTTGGGAACCCATGGAGCACCAAGGGGAgtccaccacattctactcccctGATTCCAATAGCCTAAAATTAAAAACCCTCAAAATATTAGCTGGGACACCACAAGAATCTAAGAAAAAGGTTAACAATGGATCATCAGGAGCTACTAAGAATCACAGGTCAATCAAAGGTGTGAGCAAAAGCAATGGGAAAGGAGCAAATGCTGATCCTGGTCGTGCAGACATGCCTGGTTATAATGAGGACTCTCAGTCTGCCTTCTTTGATAAAAAGTACAGTAACATGAGCACTTTAGGCAATAACGGaccaacacacaaaaaattaTATCGTCACAAATCCAGCTCCAAGGCCCTGCGAGATGAGAAATACAAGGGAAAGCGTGTGGAACGAGAACAGGTCCACAAGGAAGAGGCTGGAACAGCTACTTTTGAAAAACTGAG GGATTCCAACTACAATCTCCTAAAAGCAGAAACAGCATTTGGGGTTTTACCTGTGTTTGAAGAAGAGACTCACAATttccagaaagacatttga